Proteins from a single region of Halorubrum sp. 2020YC2:
- the cofH gene encoding 7,8-didemethyl-8-hydroxy-5-deazariboflavin synthase subunit CofH, producing the protein MSSGGSSGASGADGGGSESDANEFDFATPATDGSFENALAKARDGTRLSVDDATELLATGTESSGIDPVRKEAVLEAADRRRREAVGDEVTFVANLNNNVTTACNTGCLFCNFKDSAHAFEADSDVEHAGFTKTPAESREVVEDALDMGVYEVCSVSGLHPAFALNGEHHEILAGHDDPASEVNYKPPEAYATDPGTYVEQMEAMSVGGVHLHSMTPEEAYHASRGTDWEYEAVYRELADAGLDSAPGTAAEILVDEVRDVICPGKIRTDDWVAAMEGAAAAGLDVTSTMMYGHVETVEHRAEHLKVIRDLQDRTGAITEFVPLSFIHQNTPLYRRGVVDSGPSHAEDELVVAVARLFLDNVDHVQASWVKSGDAHGLKLLNCGADDFMGTILSEEITSRAGGEYGEYRSFDDYVEMITAIGRTPVERSTDYRTRRRIDPDDGPHGPRLGPRADGTPLLPDRSSDGGRAAGDAAGTPPADADD; encoded by the coding sequence ATGAGTTCGGGGGGCAGTTCCGGCGCGAGCGGGGCAGACGGCGGGGGATCGGAGAGCGACGCGAACGAGTTCGACTTCGCGACGCCCGCGACCGACGGGTCGTTCGAGAACGCGCTCGCGAAGGCCCGCGACGGGACGCGGCTCTCGGTCGACGACGCGACCGAACTGCTCGCCACCGGCACGGAGTCGTCCGGGATCGACCCCGTCCGCAAGGAGGCGGTGCTGGAGGCGGCCGACCGGCGGCGGCGCGAGGCGGTGGGCGACGAGGTCACGTTCGTCGCCAACCTCAACAACAACGTCACCACGGCGTGTAACACCGGCTGCCTGTTCTGTAACTTCAAGGACTCCGCGCACGCCTTCGAAGCCGACAGCGACGTCGAACACGCCGGGTTCACCAAGACGCCGGCGGAGTCTCGCGAAGTCGTCGAGGACGCCCTCGACATGGGCGTCTACGAGGTCTGTTCCGTCTCGGGGCTCCACCCGGCGTTCGCGCTGAACGGGGAGCACCACGAGATCCTCGCGGGACACGACGACCCCGCGAGCGAGGTGAACTACAAGCCGCCCGAGGCGTACGCGACCGATCCGGGCACCTACGTCGAGCAGATGGAGGCGATGTCGGTCGGCGGCGTCCACCTCCACTCGATGACCCCGGAGGAGGCGTACCACGCCTCGCGCGGCACCGACTGGGAGTACGAGGCCGTCTACCGCGAACTGGCCGACGCCGGACTCGACTCCGCGCCGGGCACCGCGGCCGAGATCCTCGTCGACGAGGTCCGCGACGTGATCTGCCCGGGGAAGATCCGCACCGACGACTGGGTCGCGGCGATGGAGGGCGCGGCCGCCGCCGGCTTAGACGTCACCTCGACGATGATGTACGGTCACGTCGAGACGGTCGAACACCGCGCGGAGCACCTGAAGGTGATCCGCGACCTCCAAGACCGCACGGGCGCCATCACGGAGTTCGTCCCCCTCTCTTTCATCCACCAGAACACGCCCCTCTACCGTCGCGGCGTCGTCGACTCGGGGCCCTCGCACGCCGAGGACGAACTCGTGGTCGCGGTCGCGCGGCTCTTCTTGGACAACGTCGACCACGTTCAGGCCTCGTGGGTGAAGTCGGGCGACGCCCACGGCCTGAAGCTGCTCAACTGCGGCGCCGACGACTTCATGGGCACCATCCTCTCGGAGGAGATCACCAGCCGCGCGGGCGGCGAGTACGGCGAGTACCGCTCGTTCGACGACTACGTCGAGATGATAACGGCGATCGGCCGCACCCCAGTCGAGCGCTCGACCGACTACCGCACCCGGCGCCGGATCGATCCCGACGACGGCCCGCACGGCCCGCGGCTCGGCCCGCGCGCCGACGGGACCCCATTGCTGCCGGACCGCTCGTCCGACGGCGGGAGAGCCGCCGGCGACGCGGCCGGGACGCCGCCCGCCGACGCTGACGACTGA
- a CDS encoding DUF2250 domain-containing protein: MTAPDAQPTDRPTGGSDAGDGDALDPDRPSLTRSDERLLSYLADVGADYQAFVAGNTGLYDDHVESRLTALAGAGLVERVSGEAMYRITDAGREALRDDCPRWSD, translated from the coding sequence ATGACCGCACCCGACGCGCAGCCGACCGACCGTCCGACGGGTGGGTCCGACGCGGGGGACGGCGACGCGCTCGATCCGGACCGCCCGTCGCTCACGCGCTCCGACGAGCGGCTGCTCTCGTACCTGGCCGACGTCGGCGCCGACTACCAGGCGTTCGTCGCCGGGAACACCGGGCTCTACGACGACCACGTGGAGTCCCGGCTGACCGCGCTGGCGGGCGCCGGCCTCGTCGAGCGCGTCTCCGGCGAGGCGATGTACCGGATCACCGACGCGGGGCGGGAGGCGCTCCGCGACGACTGCCCGCGCTGGTCCGATTGA
- the hmgA gene encoding hydroxymethylglutaryl-CoA reductase (NADPH) — protein MSQPTPADLATRVRDGDLRFHELEDHADADVATAARRLLVAEATDADLGPLGEYAFDAEAVHGSNIENTLGGVQVPVGVAGPVTIDGGAASGERYLPLATTEGALVASINRGCSAIDGGGGATARVTKSGMTRAPVFRVAGVAEAEALVDWVRDNVPALREAAESTTSHGELLDVTPYVVGNNVFCRFRYDTKDAMGMNMATIATREACDVVEAETDASLVALSGNLCSDKKPAAINAVEGRGRSVVADATIPREVVEERLRTTPEAVAEINTRKNLVGSAKAGALGFNAHVANAVAAMFLATGQDEAQVVEGANAITTAETTADGDLYVSVSLASLEVGTVGGGTKLPTQRASLEILGVAGGGDPAGSNADALAESIAVCALAGELNLLAALGSRHLSSAHEELGR, from the coding sequence ATGTCGCAACCGACTCCCGCGGACCTCGCGACCCGGGTCCGCGACGGCGACCTCCGCTTCCACGAGCTGGAAGACCACGCCGACGCCGACGTCGCGACCGCCGCGCGCCGGCTGCTCGTCGCGGAGGCGACCGACGCCGACCTCGGCCCGCTGGGCGAGTACGCCTTCGACGCCGAGGCGGTCCACGGCTCGAACATCGAGAACACCCTCGGGGGCGTTCAGGTCCCGGTCGGCGTCGCCGGCCCCGTAACGATCGACGGCGGCGCGGCCTCGGGCGAGCGCTACCTCCCGCTGGCGACCACCGAGGGCGCGCTGGTCGCGTCGATCAACCGCGGCTGCTCGGCCATCGACGGCGGCGGCGGCGCGACCGCCCGCGTGACCAAGAGCGGGATGACCCGCGCGCCCGTGTTCCGGGTCGCCGGGGTCGCGGAGGCCGAGGCGCTCGTCGACTGGGTGCGCGACAACGTGCCCGCGTTACGCGAGGCGGCGGAGTCGACGACGAGCCACGGCGAACTGCTCGACGTGACCCCCTACGTCGTGGGCAACAACGTCTTCTGCCGGTTCCGCTACGACACGAAGGACGCGATGGGAATGAACATGGCCACCATCGCGACCCGAGAGGCCTGTGACGTGGTCGAGGCGGAGACGGACGCGTCGCTCGTCGCGCTGTCGGGCAACCTCTGTTCGGACAAGAAGCCGGCCGCGATCAACGCGGTCGAGGGGCGCGGGCGCTCGGTCGTCGCGGACGCGACGATCCCGCGCGAGGTCGTTGAGGAGCGCCTCCGCACGACCCCGGAAGCGGTCGCGGAGATCAACACGCGGAAGAACCTCGTCGGCTCCGCGAAGGCGGGCGCGCTCGGCTTCAACGCGCACGTCGCCAACGCCGTCGCGGCGATGTTCCTCGCGACCGGGCAGGACGAGGCGCAGGTGGTCGAGGGCGCGAACGCGATCACGACCGCCGAGACGACCGCCGACGGCGACCTCTACGTCTCCGTCTCGCTGGCGAGCCTCGAAGTGGGGACGGTCGGCGGCGGGACGAAACTCCCGACGCAGCGCGCGAGCCTCGAGATCCTCGGCGTGGCGGGCGGCGGCGACCCGGCCGGGAGCAACGCCGACGCGCTCGCGGAATCGATCGCGGTCTGCGCCCTCGCGGGCGAGCTGAACCTGCTCGCGGCACTCGGCTCGCGACACCTCTCGTCGGCGCACGAGGAGCTCGGCCGGTAA
- a CDS encoding N-acetyltransferase has translation MSVNVEKRTDPPGESDYATAAWELKERIRSVEGVLRQRRGFFVDAYRRSTAHLLVENDRLVAFASVRRDGYILFLAVHPDHRGRGYAERLIADVAEEHRSVTCHARTTNRQALGFYEHLGFEVIRRIDDYYEDGGDAYYLKLGGESIRERLSGFVGR, from the coding sequence GTGAGCGTCAACGTCGAAAAGCGGACCGACCCGCCCGGCGAGTCCGACTACGCGACCGCCGCGTGGGAGCTCAAAGAGCGCATCCGGTCCGTAGAGGGCGTCCTCCGACAGCGACGCGGCTTCTTCGTGGACGCGTACCGCCGGTCGACCGCCCACCTGCTCGTCGAGAACGACCGGCTCGTCGCGTTCGCCTCGGTCCGCCGCGACGGCTACATCCTCTTTCTCGCCGTCCACCCCGACCACCGCGGCCGCGGCTACGCCGAGCGGCTCATCGCCGACGTCGCGGAGGAGCACCGGTCGGTCACCTGCCACGCCCGCACGACCAACCGGCAGGCGCTCGGCTTCTACGAGCACCTCGGCTTCGAGGTGATCCGCCGCATCGACGACTACTACGAGGACGGCGGCGACGCCTACTACCTCAAGCTAGGCGGGGAGTCGATCCGCGAGCGCCTCTCCGGGTTCGTCGGCCGGTAG
- a CDS encoding DUF502 domain-containing protein, translating to MTDESSGAELLRRAFLSGVAVVVPAVITLVVLAVAFNAVYNYLEAFSSAVVAVSPGLGLPVVGAVPRELAIEVATPVVFVAVILLLGAVVESSRYGERAVDYVDEAVERVPGVGSVYQGFRQMSDAMLESDGGNFREVVLVEFPTEGTYTLAFVTSETPEVVADHADSDGDGMRTLFMPMAPNPVMGGHVVFVPERRIVDVELSVDEGVRALVTSGVALEEVAADLDDVDPADLRDGAPERTVDARFQTDERPETDGASRDGSSGGSGDR from the coding sequence ATGACCGACGAGTCGTCGGGAGCCGAACTGCTCCGACGGGCGTTCCTCTCGGGCGTCGCCGTGGTCGTCCCCGCCGTCATCACGCTGGTCGTCCTCGCCGTCGCGTTCAACGCGGTGTACAACTACCTCGAGGCGTTCTCGTCGGCGGTCGTCGCCGTGTCGCCGGGCCTCGGACTGCCGGTGGTCGGGGCGGTCCCTCGAGAACTCGCAATCGAGGTCGCGACCCCGGTCGTGTTCGTGGCCGTCATCCTCCTCCTCGGCGCCGTCGTCGAGTCCTCGCGGTACGGCGAACGCGCGGTCGATTACGTCGACGAGGCGGTCGAGCGGGTGCCGGGCGTCGGCTCCGTCTACCAGGGGTTCCGGCAGATGAGCGACGCCATGCTGGAGTCGGACGGCGGGAACTTCCGCGAGGTGGTCCTCGTGGAGTTCCCGACCGAGGGCACCTACACCCTCGCGTTCGTCACGAGCGAGACCCCGGAGGTAGTCGCGGACCACGCGGACAGCGACGGGGACGGCATGCGGACGCTGTTCATGCCGATGGCGCCGAACCCGGTGATGGGCGGCCACGTCGTCTTCGTCCCGGAGCGCCGGATCGTCGACGTCGAACTCTCCGTCGACGAGGGGGTCCGCGCGCTGGTGACGAGCGGCGTCGCCTTAGAGGAGGTCGCCGCCGACCTCGACGACGTCGACCCGGCGGATCTTCGCGACGGCGCGCCGGAGCGAACGGTCGACGCGCGGTTCCAGACCGACGAGCGACCGGAAACCGACGGGGCGTCCCGTGACGGGAGCAGCGGGGGGAGCGGCGACCGATGA
- a CDS encoding archease translates to MSYELRDHTADVAVEATADTLSALFAAVADGLTAASAESVPETRGDRFELEVAAEGREALLFDYLDRLIYERDVRLVLPADHRCSVVEPGDGKGGGATADPDEWRLTAGARGVPLDAVAAREVKAVTYSEMSLERRGDGWYAYVVFDV, encoded by the coding sequence ATGAGTTACGAACTTCGCGACCACACCGCCGACGTCGCCGTCGAGGCGACCGCCGACACGCTCTCGGCGCTGTTCGCGGCGGTCGCGGACGGACTGACCGCCGCCAGCGCGGAGTCGGTGCCGGAAACGCGGGGCGACCGGTTCGAACTCGAGGTCGCCGCCGAGGGCCGCGAGGCGCTGCTGTTCGACTACCTCGACCGGCTGATCTACGAGCGCGACGTGCGGCTCGTCCTCCCGGCCGACCACCGCTGTTCGGTCGTCGAACCGGGCGATGGGAAGGGCGGCGGGGCGACCGCCGATCCGGACGAGTGGCGGCTCACGGCCGGCGCGCGCGGCGTCCCCCTCGACGCGGTGGCCGCGCGGGAGGTCAAGGCGGTCACCTACTCCGAGATGTCGCTCGAACGCCGCGGCGACGGGTGGTACGCGTACGTCGTGTTCGACGTGTGA
- a CDS encoding complement resistance protein TraT, producing MSHSDRNDGSEPASAARRWRAGAVGGLVAGAAMGAVLHLGLGLMPTIGALVGTETVLAGWAVHLFNSTLFGGLFVAVFDRPFFADLRGDVGGCLSLGVVHSAALGMLTGGLLLPAAIAIEGATSLPVPTLPVPGLTASFEFGAVIAVAHLLYGLVLGRVFAAFTLAEGDIGWLPVDPVDR from the coding sequence ATGTCGCACTCCGATCGGAACGACGGGAGCGAACCGGCGAGCGCGGCCCGGCGGTGGCGCGCGGGGGCGGTCGGCGGGCTGGTCGCCGGCGCCGCGATGGGCGCCGTGTTACACCTCGGTCTCGGACTGATGCCGACGATCGGCGCGCTGGTCGGGACCGAGACGGTCCTCGCCGGGTGGGCCGTCCACCTGTTCAACAGCACCCTCTTCGGCGGGCTGTTCGTCGCCGTCTTCGACCGCCCGTTCTTCGCGGACCTGCGCGGTGACGTCGGCGGCTGCCTCTCGCTCGGCGTCGTCCACTCCGCCGCGCTGGGGATGCTCACCGGCGGCCTGCTGTTGCCGGCCGCGATCGCGATCGAGGGCGCGACGTCGCTGCCGGTGCCGACGCTGCCGGTGCCAGGGCTGACCGCCAGCTTCGAGTTCGGCGCGGTGATCGCGGTCGCACACCTGCTGTACGGGCTCGTGCTCGGGCGGGTGTTCGCCGCGTTCACGCTCGCGGAGGGCGACATCGGCTGGCTTCCGGTCGACCCGGTGGACCGGTGA
- a CDS encoding RtcB family protein, with protein MTTREFDGIRLEKVREHVWEIPREGDMNVPARVLASESLLEEIGDDDSLQQLKNATHLPGMVEPALCMPDGHQGYGFPVGGVGAIDARNGCISPGAVGYDINCGVRMVKTNLTYDDVRGREEELVDALFEAIPSGLGGGGVIDGDADAIEGALERGVEWAVEEGYGIESDLARCEDEGRRPDARPEYVSQKAMDRGRNQMGSLGSGNHFLEVQRVTDVFREGVAEAYGLEEDGIVVLIHCGSRGLGHQTCNDYLRRIEQEHGDLLDDLPDKELAAAPAGSELADEYYGAMGACINFAWVNRQLITHQARETFGEVFDADPIEDLGMELLYDVAHNIAKRETHEVDVDAEGRPAVGDEAVDRAERELYVHRKGATRAFPAGHEDVPETYRGVGQPVIIPGSMGAGSYVLRGGDESMSVSFGSTAHGAGRLMSRTQAKQEFWGGDVQDDLEDGQRIYVKAQSGATIAEEAPGVYKDIDEVIRVSDELGIGDKVARTFPVCNIKG; from the coding sequence ATGACCACGCGCGAGTTCGACGGGATCCGACTGGAGAAGGTGCGCGAGCACGTCTGGGAGATCCCCCGCGAGGGCGACATGAACGTCCCCGCGCGGGTCCTCGCCAGCGAGAGCCTACTGGAGGAGATAGGCGACGACGACTCGCTCCAGCAGCTGAAAAACGCCACCCACCTGCCCGGGATGGTAGAACCCGCGCTCTGTATGCCCGACGGCCACCAGGGGTACGGCTTCCCGGTCGGCGGCGTCGGCGCGATCGACGCGCGAAACGGCTGTATCTCTCCCGGAGCGGTCGGTTACGACATAAATTGCGGCGTTCGTATGGTGAAAACTAATCTCACCTACGACGACGTGCGCGGCCGGGAGGAGGAACTGGTCGACGCGCTGTTCGAGGCGATCCCCTCCGGACTGGGCGGCGGCGGGGTGATCGACGGCGACGCCGACGCGATCGAGGGCGCCCTCGAACGCGGCGTCGAGTGGGCGGTCGAAGAGGGGTACGGGATCGAGAGCGACCTCGCGCGCTGCGAGGACGAGGGGCGCCGCCCCGACGCCCGTCCGGAGTACGTCTCCCAGAAGGCGATGGACCGCGGACGCAACCAGATGGGGTCGCTCGGCTCGGGCAACCACTTCCTCGAGGTCCAGCGCGTCACGGACGTGTTCCGCGAGGGCGTCGCGGAGGCGTACGGGTTAGAAGAGGACGGGATCGTCGTCCTGATCCACTGCGGGAGCCGCGGGCTGGGCCACCAGACGTGCAACGACTACCTCCGCCGGATCGAACAGGAGCACGGCGACCTGCTCGACGACCTGCCGGACAAGGAGCTGGCGGCCGCGCCCGCCGGCTCAGAGCTGGCCGACGAGTACTACGGCGCGATGGGCGCGTGCATCAACTTCGCGTGGGTGAACCGCCAGCTGATCACCCATCAGGCCCGCGAGACGTTCGGTGAGGTGTTCGACGCCGACCCGATCGAGGACCTCGGGATGGAGCTCCTGTACGACGTGGCACACAACATCGCGAAGAGGGAGACCCACGAGGTCGACGTCGACGCCGAGGGGCGCCCCGCGGTGGGCGACGAGGCGGTCGACCGCGCGGAGCGCGAACTGTACGTCCACCGTAAGGGCGCGACGCGGGCGTTCCCGGCGGGCCACGAGGACGTGCCCGAGACCTACCGCGGCGTCGGCCAGCCCGTGATCATCCCCGGCAGCATGGGCGCGGGGTCGTACGTCCTCCGGGGCGGCGACGAGTCGATGTCGGTCTCGTTCGGCTCCACCGCCCACGGCGCCGGCCGGCTGATGAGCCGGACGCAGGCGAAACAGGAGTTCTGGGGCGGCGACGTGCAAGACGACCTCGAGGACGGCCAGCGGATCTACGTGAAGGCACAGTCCGGCGCCACCATCGCGGAGGAGGCGCCCGGCGTCTACAAGGACATCGACGAGGTGATCCGCGTCAGCGACGAACTCGGCATCGGCGACAAGGTCGCGCGGACGTTCCCCGTCTGTAACATCAAGGGATAG
- a CDS encoding MTH1187 family thiamine-binding protein, which translates to MTAIAMLSVAPVIEESMAEEVAEAVAALDEFDVSYETNPMGTVIEADDAETLFAAAAAAHEAVDGDRVSTVLKIDDKRTSDGTAGEKVEAVEDHLGREARRER; encoded by the coding sequence ATGACAGCGATCGCGATGTTGAGCGTCGCGCCGGTGATCGAAGAGAGCATGGCCGAGGAGGTGGCGGAGGCCGTCGCCGCCCTCGACGAGTTCGACGTGAGCTACGAGACGAACCCGATGGGGACCGTGATCGAGGCGGACGACGCGGAGACGCTGTTCGCGGCCGCGGCGGCCGCCCACGAGGCGGTCGACGGCGACCGCGTCTCGACGGTACTAAAAATCGACGACAAGCGGACGAGCGACGGGACGGCCGGAGAGAAGGTCGAGGCGGTCGAGGACCACCTCGGTCGGGAGGCGAGGCGGGAGCGCTGA
- a CDS encoding alpha/beta fold hydrolase, producing MTRRDPVNRAQRRLSRPARERFATRAVAFDVDGATCRGTLYLPGGDADDPPVVVMAPGLGAERTFGYPAVAERFADAGYAALLFDHPEFGESDGDSQAVDLERQRAAYAAAIDRAKRVDAVGGDLVLWGASLSAAHVLTLAAERRDVDAVVGLVPMLDGRAIAARRGGRYLLRSGAVGLRDLLGHRIGRGRSVPIVGGTEECAAITEPGTKRKYVDLVDRESAWRNETPARSLLGLVRYRPVTRLDEVDAPTLLLAGTDDAIVDADSVATAGERLSRGTVVTMPADHFSVLGEEFEGAVGHQLSFLRDALE from the coding sequence GTGACCCGCCGCGACCCGGTCAACCGGGCGCAGCGACGGCTCTCGCGGCCGGCCCGCGAGCGGTTCGCCACCCGCGCGGTCGCGTTCGACGTCGACGGCGCGACCTGCCGCGGGACGCTGTACCTGCCCGGCGGCGACGCGGACGACCCGCCCGTCGTCGTGATGGCGCCGGGACTCGGCGCGGAGCGCACCTTCGGCTACCCCGCCGTCGCGGAGCGGTTCGCGGACGCGGGCTACGCCGCTCTCCTGTTCGATCACCCGGAGTTCGGGGAGTCCGACGGCGACTCGCAGGCGGTCGACCTCGAACGCCAGCGCGCGGCGTACGCGGCCGCGATCGACCGCGCGAAGCGCGTCGACGCCGTCGGCGGCGACCTCGTCTTGTGGGGCGCGTCGCTGTCGGCCGCGCACGTCCTCACGCTGGCCGCGGAGCGTCGCGACGTCGACGCGGTCGTGGGGCTGGTCCCGATGCTCGACGGGCGCGCGATCGCCGCGCGACGCGGTGGGCGGTACCTCCTGCGCTCCGGGGCGGTCGGCCTCCGCGACCTGCTCGGTCATCGGATCGGTCGCGGCCGGTCCGTCCCGATCGTCGGCGGCACGGAGGAGTGCGCCGCGATCACGGAGCCGGGGACGAAGCGGAAGTACGTCGACCTCGTCGACCGCGAGTCGGCGTGGCGCAACGAGACGCCCGCGCGCTCGCTGCTCGGGCTCGTCCGCTATCGGCCGGTGACGCGGCTCGACGAGGTCGACGCCCCGACCCTGCTCCTCGCCGGCACCGACGACGCGATCGTCGACGCCGACTCGGTCGCGACCGCCGGCGAGCGGCTCTCGCGGGGCACGGTCGTCACCATGCCCGCGGACCACTTCTCGGTGCTGGGCGAGGAGTTCGAGGGCGCGGTCGGCCACCAGCTCTCCTTCCTCCGGGACGCGCTCGAATAG
- a CDS encoding DUF4013 domain-containing protein, whose amino-acid sequence MLTAAATALKRTDDAAGVVLVGGLVALLAWVLTPLWLGSVLFVSPAFVVAAPVALAPWLVARGYFVRVTRNAIQTGEATGAPSLVAWGELLRDGLKSALLSAALLAPLAGGLAVGGVAAAALVAGPADPAAVAAAVESALGPNGPAAVAATGVGVVLALVGAYLLAFAYLRPAALATFAESGRLRDGLNPRTVVGVAATGPYATGWTLGVGALAVGYAVAAPTAPLVVGVAVAFAVRVVAHGLYGRGAAGALRGDPSADAGPRPSGNATRNGASPDVGTARGVDAVRDRDRPRGDAPTPVVSGDGGQPMRSEPPATVQVGRDVPVGDQRDATDAVDATGGGDGTSPADAADGGDADGDPEGGFEWGPALSEAEDKS is encoded by the coding sequence ATGCTTACCGCGGCCGCGACGGCACTGAAGCGAACCGACGACGCCGCCGGCGTCGTGCTCGTCGGCGGGTTGGTGGCCCTGCTCGCGTGGGTCCTGACGCCGCTGTGGCTCGGTAGCGTCCTGTTCGTCAGCCCGGCCTTCGTCGTGGCGGCCCCCGTCGCGCTCGCGCCGTGGCTCGTCGCGCGCGGCTACTTCGTCCGCGTGACGCGCAACGCGATCCAGACCGGAGAGGCGACGGGCGCGCCGTCGCTCGTCGCGTGGGGGGAGTTGCTCAGGGACGGTCTCAAGTCCGCGCTGCTGTCCGCCGCCCTCCTCGCGCCGCTCGCGGGCGGCCTCGCGGTCGGCGGCGTCGCCGCCGCCGCGCTCGTCGCCGGGCCGGCCGATCCAGCGGCTGTCGCGGCCGCCGTCGAGTCCGCGCTCGGTCCGAACGGCCCGGCCGCCGTCGCCGCCACGGGCGTCGGCGTCGTCCTCGCGCTCGTCGGCGCGTACCTCCTCGCGTTCGCGTACCTCCGGCCCGCGGCGCTCGCGACGTTCGCGGAGTCCGGGCGGCTTAGGGACGGGCTGAACCCACGGACGGTGGTCGGTGTCGCCGCGACCGGTCCGTACGCAACCGGGTGGACCCTCGGCGTCGGCGCGCTCGCGGTCGGCTACGCCGTCGCGGCGCCCACGGCGCCGCTCGTCGTCGGCGTCGCGGTCGCGTTCGCCGTCCGGGTCGTCGCACACGGTCTCTACGGGCGAGGCGCGGCGGGCGCCCTGCGGGGAGACCCGAGCGCGGACGCGGGTCCGCGCCCGTCGGGCAACGCGACCCGGAACGGGGCGAGTCCCGATGTCGGAACGGCGCGCGGCGTCGACGCGGTCCGCGACCGGGACCGCCCGCGCGGCGACGCGCCGACCCCCGTCGTGTCGGGCGACGGCGGCCAGCCGATGCGGAGCGAGCCGCCGGCCACGGTCCAAGTCGGCCGCGACGTTCCGGTGGGCGACCAGAGAGACGCGACCGACGCCGTTGACGCGACCGGCGGCGGCGACGGGACTAGTCCGGCCGACGCGGCCGACGGCGGCGACGCGGACGGTGACCCGGAGGGCGGCTTCGAGTGGGGGCCCGCGCTCTCCGAGGCGGAAGACAAGAGTTGA
- a CDS encoding mRNA surveillance protein pelota — MRISERGYGEEGRERLTLVPENVDDLWHLAHVLEPGDLVEGDTTRRIQRNDDQMRDTGGQREHIFVTLEVDDVEFARFANRLRVGGVIVGCSREDQLNAHHTLNVEEHDEITVEKHFKPDQTERLEEATEAAENPDVAIATVEEGAAYVHTVQQYGTEEYASFTKSTGKDEYAQPRESLFAELGEALAHLDADAVILAGPGFTKNDALDYIEEEYRDLADQISTVDTSAVGDRGVHEVLKRGAVDEVQKETRISKEASLIDELTENIATEAKATYGPDDTAEAAEFGAVETLLVVDERLRTERQGDGDWNIDVNEVIESVEQQGGDVVVFSSEFAPGEQLANLGGIAAILRYRLQ, encoded by the coding sequence ATGCGCATCTCCGAGCGGGGGTACGGCGAGGAGGGCCGGGAGCGGCTCACGCTGGTCCCCGAGAACGTGGACGACCTCTGGCACCTCGCGCACGTCCTCGAACCCGGGGACCTCGTCGAGGGCGACACCACCAGACGGATCCAGCGGAACGACGACCAGATGCGGGACACCGGCGGGCAGCGCGAGCACATCTTCGTCACGCTGGAGGTCGACGACGTGGAGTTCGCGCGGTTCGCCAACCGCCTCCGCGTCGGCGGTGTCATCGTCGGCTGCTCGCGGGAGGACCAGCTCAACGCCCACCACACGCTCAACGTCGAGGAGCACGACGAGATAACCGTCGAGAAGCACTTCAAGCCGGACCAGACCGAGCGACTCGAAGAGGCCACCGAGGCCGCGGAGAACCCCGACGTGGCCATCGCCACCGTCGAGGAGGGCGCCGCCTACGTCCACACGGTCCAGCAGTACGGCACCGAAGAGTACGCCTCGTTCACGAAGTCGACCGGGAAAGACGAGTACGCCCAGCCCCGCGAGTCGCTGTTCGCGGAGCTGGGCGAGGCGCTCGCGCACCTCGACGCCGACGCCGTCATCCTCGCCGGCCCGGGGTTCACGAAGAACGACGCGCTCGACTACATCGAGGAGGAGTACCGCGACCTGGCCGACCAGATCAGCACGGTCGACACCTCCGCGGTGGGCGACCGCGGCGTCCACGAGGTGCTCAAGCGCGGCGCGGTCGACGAGGTGCAAAAGGAGACCCGCATCTCGAAGGAGGCGAGCCTCATCGACGAGCTGACGGAGAACATCGCCACGGAGGCGAAAGCGACGTACGGGCCGGACGACACCGCCGAGGCCGCCGAGTTCGGCGCGGTCGAGACGCTGCTCGTCGTGGACGAGCGCCTCCGCACCGAGCGGCAGGGCGACGGCGACTGGAACATCGACGTCAACGAGGTGATCGAGTCGGTCGAGCAGCAGGGCGGCGACGTGGTCGTCTTCTCCTCGGAGTTCGCCCCCGGCGAGCAGCTCGCCAACCTCGGCGGCATCGCCGCCATCCTCCGCTACCGGCTCCAGTGA